A single genomic interval of Megalobrama amblycephala isolate DHTTF-2021 linkage group LG17, ASM1881202v1, whole genome shotgun sequence harbors:
- the nmnat2 gene encoding nicotinamide/nicotinic acid mononucleotide adenylyltransferase 2, which yields MTETTKTHVILLSCGSFNPITKGHIHMFEKAREYLHKTGRFIVIGGIISPVHDSYGKPGLVSSRHRLTMCQLAVQSSDWIRVDPWESYQDTWQTTCSVLEHHRDLMKRVTGCILSNVNTPSTTPVIGQPQNGTSPIYQNTANKSVAIKLWGKMSESLGKICCVRPHMDRFTFVDENANLGTAMRYEEIELRILLLCGSDLLESFCIPGLWNESDMEVIVGDFGIVVVPRDGVDTERIMNHSSVLRKHKDNIIVVKDEIDHPMSVVSSTKSRLALQHGDGHVVDYLSQPVIDYILQSQLYINASG from the exons ATGACGGAGACCACTAAAACGCATGTCATTTTGCTGTCATGTGGAAGTTTCAACCCCATCACGAAGGGACACATTCATATGTTCG AAAAAGCCAGAGAGTACCTACACAAGACTGGACGATTCATTGTGATCGGGGGTATCATCTCACCTGTACACGATTCCTATGGCAAACCG GGCCTTGTCTCAAGCAGACATCGTCTCACCATGTGTCAGTTGGCAGTTCAGTCGTCTGATTGGATCAG AGTGGATCCTTGGGAGAGTTACCAGGACACTTGGCAGACCACCTGCAGTGTTTTGGAGCATCACCGAGATCTAATGAAA AGAGTCACAGGATGCATTCTGTCCAACGTGAACACACCCTCCACAACCCCTGTGATTGGCCAGCCCCAAAATGGGACGTCTCCTATTTACCAAAACACAGCTAACAAGTCTGTGGCGA TTAAGCTTTGGGGAAAGATGAGCGAAAGCCTGGGTAAAATTTGTTGTGTTCGCCCACACATGGATCGTTTTACCTTTGTTG ATGAAAATGCCAACCTTGGTACAGCAATGCGCTACGAGGAAATTG AGTTGCGTATCCTGCTCCTTTGTGGCAGCGATCTTCTGGAATCTTTCTGTATCCCTGGCTTGTGGAACGAAAGTGAT ATGGAAGTGATTGTTGGAGATTTTGGGATCGTGGTGGTTCCTCGGGATGGGGTCGACACAGAAAGGATAATGAACCATTCATCTGTTCTCCGAAAGCATAAG GACAATATAATCGTGGTAAAGGATGAGATCGACCACCCGATGTCAGTCGTCAGTTCCACCAAGAGCAG ACTGGCTCTTCAGCACGGTGACGGTCACGTGGTGGATTACCTGAGCCAGCCCGTCATTGACTACATCCTGCAGAGTCAGCTCTACATCAACGCTTCTGGATAG